One stretch of Streptomyces hygroscopicus DNA includes these proteins:
- a CDS encoding integrase, protein MVLSIVTALARNLVMVPAAVLRSRVAKDAEVLALRHENSVLRRQIARVRYEPADRIWLAALSRLVPRGRWREVFAVTPTTLLRWHRELLTRKWTFTQHRRRPGRPSTAPTVKQLILRLARENSSWGHRRIQGELARLGYSIAPSTVWEILHAAGIDPAPQRSGPTWRQFLSAQARGIIAADFLHLDTVSLKHLYALVFIEHGTRRVHLAGVTAHPTTEWTTQQARNLAMTLGCRMDPLRFLLRDRDSKYTRSFDAIFDADDMQVLLSPPQAPRANAICERVVGTLRREILDLILIYNATHAHAVLTAYIRHYNQHRPHQSRQQLPPDSTEPPVPATVADLQAHRIQRQPVLDGLINEYRHAA, encoded by the coding sequence ATGGTGCTGTCGATTGTCACCGCGCTGGCCAGAAACCTGGTCATGGTGCCCGCTGCCGTGCTGCGCAGCCGCGTGGCCAAGGACGCGGAGGTGTTGGCGCTCCGGCACGAGAACTCGGTGCTGCGTCGTCAGATCGCGCGGGTCCGCTACGAGCCGGCCGATCGGATCTGGCTGGCCGCGCTGTCGCGGTTGGTGCCTCGCGGGCGATGGCGGGAGGTCTTCGCAGTCACGCCGACCACGCTGCTGCGATGGCACCGGGAGCTCCTCACGCGCAAATGGACGTTCACCCAGCACCGCCGGCGCCCCGGTCGCCCCTCCACTGCGCCGACCGTCAAGCAGCTCATCTTGCGCTTGGCCCGCGAGAACAGCAGCTGGGGACACCGCCGAATACAGGGCGAACTCGCCCGCCTCGGCTACTCGATCGCCCCATCCACGGTCTGGGAGATCCTGCATGCGGCTGGCATCGACCCGGCCCCGCAGCGCTCCGGTCCGACCTGGCGCCAGTTCCTCTCTGCCCAGGCTCGCGGCATCATCGCCGCCGACTTCCTGCACCTCGATACCGTCTCGCTCAAGCATCTGTACGCTCTGGTCTTCATCGAGCACGGCACCCGGCGCGTTCACCTCGCCGGCGTCACCGCCCACCCCACCACCGAGTGGACCACGCAGCAGGCGAGGAACCTCGCCATGACGTTGGGGTGCCGGATGGACCCACTGCGCTTCCTGCTCCGGGACCGGGACTCGAAGTACACCAGGTCCTTCGACGCCATCTTCGACGCAGACGACATGCAGGTCCTACTCAGCCCACCCCAGGCACCGAGAGCGAACGCGATCTGCGAGAGAGTCGTCGGCACCCTACGCCGCGAGATCCTCGACCTGATCCTCATCTACAACGCGACTCACGCCCACGCAGTACTCACCGCTTACATCAGGCACTACAACCAACACCGCCCCCATCAATCTCGGCAGCAACTACCTCCAGACAGCACCGAACCGCCCGTCCCGGCCACTGTTGCCGACCTCCAAGCCCATCGAATCCAGCGACAACCTGTCCTCGACGGTCTGATAAACGAATACCGTCACGCTGCCTGA